A genomic window from Oceanobacillus timonensis includes:
- the pyc gene encoding pyruvate carboxylase, whose translation MSDLKQMNKVLVANRGEIAIRVFRACTELNIRTVAVYSKEDSSSFHRFKADEAYLIGEGKKPIDAYLDIEGIIALAKEVDVDAIHPGYGFLSENIEFAKRCEEEGIIFIGPTSEHLNMFGDKVKAREQALAAELPIIPGSDGPVYSLEEVKAFGEKHGYPIIIKASLGGGGRGMRVVQDADEVENAYDRAKSEAKAAFGNDEIYVEKLIENPKHIEVQIIGDKQGNIVHLYERDCSVQRRHQKLIEVAPSISLNEDLREAICQAAVDLMENVNYINAGTVEFLVTDNEFYFIEVNPRVQVEHTITEMITGVDIVQTQLKVADGFGLHDKAVGIPEQDKITTQGYAIQSRVTSEDPLNDFMPDTGKINAYRSGGGFGVRLDAGNAYQGAIISPHYDSLLVKVSTWALDFEQATIKMVRNLKEFRIRGIKTNIPFLENVMLHDQFLSGAYDTTFVDKTPELFIFPVRRDRGTKMLTYIANTTLNGVDGAEKQEKPDFDNIIIPDTQDINTQPGTKQILDERGPEGLAKWLKEQNKVMLTDTTFRDAHQSLLATRVRTNDLLHIAEPTAKLLPNLFSVEMWGGATYDVAYRFLKEDPWQRLLQLRKRMPNVLFQMLLRASNAVGYKNYSDNVIELFVKKSAEAGIDVFRIFDSLNWVEGMQVAIDNVRKTDKIAEAAICYTGDILDTGRQKYDIDYYKNMAKELETAGAHILGIKDMAGLLKPEAAYQLVSTLKETVDIPIHLHTHDTSGNGVYAYSKAIEAGVDAVDVAVGSMAGTTSQPSAQSLYYALDGTEQQPELNVEKFEEIGQYWEGVRQYYKDFESGLKAPHTEIYHHEMPGGQYSNLQQQAKAVGLGDRWNEVKAMFRRVNDMFGDIVKVTPSSKVVGDMALFMVQNDLTEESLYEKGESIDFPDSVIEFAQGYIGQPYQGFPEKLQKLILKDKEPITVRPGELLEDVDFEAMRDTLYNELNRPVSSHDLISNALYPKVFKDYEDFLNTYGDMSVLDTPTFFYGMKLGEVIEVEIEKGKTLIVKLVSISEPKEDGTRVVYFELNGQTREITVRDNSIESAIAANPKADKSNPKHVGATMPGTVLEIHCAKGDTVKKGQHLMTNEAMKMETSVQAPLEGVIKDIHVQAGSSIGVNDLLIELE comes from the coding sequence ATGAGTGATTTGAAGCAAATGAACAAAGTATTAGTTGCAAACAGAGGCGAAATTGCGATACGTGTATTTCGGGCTTGTACCGAATTAAATATTCGCACGGTAGCTGTTTATTCCAAAGAAGATTCTTCTTCTTTTCACCGATTTAAAGCAGATGAAGCTTATTTAATCGGTGAAGGAAAAAAACCGATTGACGCATACTTAGATATTGAAGGAATCATCGCTTTAGCAAAAGAAGTGGACGTGGATGCCATCCACCCCGGGTATGGATTTCTTTCCGAGAACATTGAATTTGCAAAAAGATGTGAAGAAGAGGGCATTATTTTTATTGGCCCTACCAGCGAACATTTAAATATGTTTGGAGATAAAGTAAAAGCAAGAGAACAGGCACTAGCTGCAGAATTGCCAATTATACCGGGCAGTGACGGCCCTGTTTATTCTTTAGAAGAAGTAAAGGCTTTTGGAGAGAAACATGGCTATCCCATTATTATTAAGGCTTCACTTGGCGGCGGCGGAAGAGGAATGCGTGTTGTCCAGGATGCGGATGAAGTAGAGAATGCTTATGACCGCGCAAAATCGGAAGCAAAGGCTGCATTTGGTAATGATGAAATTTATGTAGAAAAATTAATCGAAAATCCGAAGCATATTGAAGTACAAATTATTGGCGATAAACAAGGGAATATTGTTCATTTATATGAAAGGGACTGTTCTGTTCAACGCCGGCACCAGAAGTTGATCGAAGTAGCTCCGAGTATTTCGTTGAATGAGGATTTACGAGAAGCGATTTGTCAGGCGGCTGTTGATCTGATGGAAAATGTCAATTATATCAACGCCGGTACGGTGGAGTTTCTTGTTACGGATAATGAATTTTATTTCATCGAAGTTAATCCGCGTGTGCAGGTAGAACATACCATCACAGAGATGATTACGGGAGTCGATATTGTTCAGACACAATTAAAAGTTGCTGATGGTTTTGGTCTGCATGATAAGGCAGTTGGTATTCCGGAACAGGATAAGATTACAACGCAAGGGTATGCGATCCAATCCCGTGTGACATCGGAAGACCCGTTAAATGATTTTATGCCTGATACCGGAAAGATTAATGCATACCGCAGCGGCGGCGGTTTTGGTGTCCGTTTGGATGCCGGCAATGCCTATCAGGGAGCAATTATTTCCCCTCACTACGATTCGTTATTGGTGAAGGTTTCTACATGGGCACTTGATTTTGAGCAAGCTACAATTAAAATGGTGCGAAATTTAAAAGAATTCCGTATCAGAGGAATTAAGACAAATATTCCATTTCTTGAGAACGTGATGTTACATGATCAATTTTTATCAGGAGCATATGATACGACGTTCGTTGATAAAACACCGGAGCTATTTATTTTCCCGGTACGACGTGACCGTGGAACAAAAATGCTGACGTATATTGCGAATACAACATTAAATGGTGTGGACGGGGCAGAAAAACAAGAAAAACCCGACTTTGATAACATCATTATTCCGGATACGCAAGATATAAACACACAACCTGGAACAAAACAAATTTTAGATGAACGTGGTCCGGAAGGGTTGGCAAAATGGCTCAAAGAGCAAAACAAGGTGATGCTGACAGATACAACATTCCGTGACGCACATCAATCATTGTTGGCTACTCGGGTTCGTACCAATGATTTATTGCATATTGCCGAGCCGACTGCAAAATTACTGCCTAATCTGTTTTCTGTAGAAATGTGGGGCGGGGCAACGTATGATGTAGCTTACCGTTTCTTAAAAGAAGATCCTTGGCAGAGACTGCTGCAACTAAGAAAACGTATGCCAAATGTCCTGTTCCAGATGTTGCTTCGTGCAAGTAATGCGGTTGGATATAAGAATTATTCAGATAATGTGATCGAATTATTTGTGAAGAAAAGTGCGGAAGCAGGCATCGATGTTTTCCGAATTTTCGACAGCCTGAACTGGGTGGAAGGAATGCAGGTAGCTATCGATAATGTCCGCAAAACCGATAAAATTGCAGAAGCGGCTATTTGTTATACCGGTGATATCTTAGATACAGGCAGACAAAAATATGATATTGATTACTATAAAAATATGGCAAAAGAATTAGAAACAGCCGGTGCACATATTTTAGGAATTAAAGATATGGCCGGATTGCTCAAGCCGGAAGCTGCTTATCAGCTGGTCAGCACATTAAAAGAAACAGTAGATATTCCGATTCATTTGCATACGCATGATACAAGCGGAAATGGTGTCTATGCTTATTCCAAAGCGATTGAAGCAGGCGTGGATGCGGTAGATGTTGCGGTCGGTTCAATGGCAGGAACAACGTCACAGCCGAGTGCGCAGTCTCTATACTATGCTTTAGATGGAACGGAGCAGCAGCCAGAGCTGAATGTTGAAAAGTTTGAAGAGATTGGGCAGTACTGGGAAGGCGTGCGCCAGTACTACAAAGATTTTGAAAGTGGTTTGAAGGCGCCGCATACGGAAATCTACCATCATGAAATGCCGGGCGGTCAGTACAGTAATCTGCAGCAGCAGGCAAAAGCTGTTGGGTTAGGTGATCGCTGGAACGAAGTAAAAGCGATGTTCCGTCGAGTGAATGATATGTTTGGAGATATTGTCAAAGTGACTCCATCTTCCAAAGTCGTGGGAGATATGGCACTCTTTATGGTGCAAAACGATTTAACAGAGGAAAGCCTTTATGAAAAAGGGGAGTCCATTGATTTTCCTGATTCTGTGATTGAATTTGCACAAGGATATATTGGACAGCCTTATCAAGGTTTCCCGGAAAAACTCCAGAAGCTGATTTTGAAAGATAAAGAACCGATTACCGTCAGACCAGGTGAATTATTGGAGGATGTCGATTTCGAGGCTATGCGTGATACGCTTTATAATGAGCTGAATCGTCCAGTCAGCAGTCATGATTTAATTTCAAATGCACTTTATCCAAAAGTATTCAAAGACTACGAAGACTTCTTGAATACGTATGGGGATATGTCTGTGTTAGATACGCCGACTTTCTTCTATGGTATGAAACTGGGTGAAGTCATTGAGGTAGAGATTGAAAAAGGGAAAACACTCATTGTCAAACTGGTTTCGATTTCTGAACCGAAAGAAGACGGGACACGAGTTGTTTATTTTGAACTAAATGGACAGACACGTGAAATTACGGTTCGTGATAACAGCATTGAGTCTGCTATTGCAGCCAATCCGAAAGCAGATAAATCGAATCCGAAACATGTAGGTGCGACAATGCCTGGAACCGTTCTTGAGATACATTGTGCAAAAGGGGATACGGTTAAAAAAGGACAGCATCTGATGACAAATGAAGCCATGAAGATGGAAACGTCTGTACAAGCTCCATTAGAAGGGGTTATCAAGGATATTCATGTTCAGGCAGGAAGCTCGATTGGTGTAAATGATTTATTAATTGAACTGGAATAA
- the ftsW gene encoding putative lipid II flippase FtsW, producing the protein MLKNWKHFDFTLMITPILLASFGIVMVYSASMVLAVVEGSDSSFYLNRQIIFFIVALIGFVITSYLPYQIYQRIMKIIIITCIILLVAVLFFGDTVNNARSWFRFGPFSLQPAEVAKLGLIIYLSAIYSKKQAYLDQFSKGVLPPLIITAVVLALIVGQPDVGTAAIIFLMACSVIFASGIKWRHLSILVFAGLLLLAFAIPNMVTEERLSRFTGAYQPFNSPDLNGYQLIQSYVAIGVGGLTGEGLGQSIQKLGFLVEGHTDFIMAIIAEELGFIGVAIVLGLLAAIVFRGLYISRKCQDSFGSLLALGISSMVGIQTFINLGSISGILPITGVPLPFVSYGGSSLLFMMIAVGILNNIAMQVNQKDSEKEELAPKAGLFHRKSINSNRGGKA; encoded by the coding sequence ATGTTAAAAAATTGGAAACACTTCGATTTCACATTGATGATTACACCAATTCTATTAGCTAGTTTTGGCATCGTGATGGTATATAGTGCAAGTATGGTGTTAGCTGTTGTAGAAGGATCAGACAGCAGCTTTTATCTTAACAGACAAATAATATTCTTTATTGTTGCCCTGATAGGATTTGTGATTACATCCTATTTGCCTTACCAAATCTACCAAAGGATAATGAAAATAATTATTATCACTTGTATTATCTTGCTTGTGGCTGTTCTTTTCTTTGGGGATACAGTTAATAATGCAAGGTCGTGGTTCCGGTTTGGTCCATTTAGTCTGCAGCCTGCTGAGGTTGCCAAGCTTGGTCTGATTATATATTTGTCTGCGATTTATTCAAAAAAGCAGGCTTATCTGGATCAATTCAGTAAAGGGGTATTGCCACCGCTTATTATCACAGCAGTGGTACTTGCATTAATTGTTGGCCAGCCGGATGTTGGAACAGCGGCCATTATTTTTTTAATGGCATGTTCGGTTATTTTTGCTTCTGGTATTAAATGGAGGCATTTATCTATTCTTGTTTTTGCCGGATTGCTTTTGCTGGCATTTGCTATTCCAAACATGGTAACAGAAGAAAGGCTTTCCCGTTTCACGGGTGCTTACCAGCCGTTTAATTCTCCGGATTTAAATGGGTACCAATTAATCCAATCCTATGTTGCGATTGGTGTTGGCGGTTTAACAGGAGAAGGGTTGGGTCAAAGCATTCAAAAGCTGGGCTTTCTGGTAGAAGGCCATACAGATTTTATTATGGCTATCATTGCAGAAGAACTCGGGTTTATAGGCGTGGCTATTGTTTTAGGATTATTAGCTGCGATTGTCTTTAGAGGACTTTATATTTCAAGAAAATGCCAGGACAGCTTTGGTTCATTGCTAGCACTTGGAATTTCATCAATGGTAGGCATTCAAACTTTTATTAATTTAGGCTCAATCAGCGGGATTCTGCCAATCACTGGCGTCCCTTTACCTTTTGTCAGTTATGGAGGATCTTCCTTGCTTTTCATGATGATAGCTGTGGGGATTCTTAATAATATAGCTATGCAAGTTAACCAGAAAGATAGTGAAAAGGAAGAACTGGCACCTAAAGCCGGCTTATTTCATAGAAAATCTATCAATTCGAACAGAGGTGGTAAAGCATGA
- a CDS encoding YlaN family protein: MPDVTINHREKAHALLKADADKILRLIEVQIENLTMPQCPVYEDVLDTQMFGLSREIDFAVRLELITEHEGRNLLGNLEKKLNILHEASQDTL, translated from the coding sequence ATGCCTGATGTAACGATTAATCACCGTGAAAAAGCCCACGCTCTTTTGAAAGCTGATGCTGACAAGATACTTCGTTTAATCGAGGTTCAGATAGAAAATTTAACAATGCCTCAATGTCCTGTGTATGAGGACGTACTGGATACACAAATGTTTGGTTTATCCAGAGAAATTGATTTTGCCGTCCGTTTAGAACTGATTACGGAGCATGAAGGGCGAAATCTATTGGGGAACTTGGAGAAAAAGCTGAATATACTGCATGAAGCTTCACAAGATACTTTGTGA
- a CDS encoding YlaI family protein, with protein sequence MQVKCTICDKVEEIDKDSLHAKRLRNRRKNIHLCTPCYKRIEENTKKRLATGNFRFYQEDKKVDDYL encoded by the coding sequence ATGCAGGTTAAATGTACCATTTGTGATAAAGTGGAAGAAATAGACAAAGATTCACTGCATGCGAAAAGGTTACGTAACCGCAGAAAAAATATTCATTTATGTACCCCATGCTATAAACGCATTGAAGAGAATACGAAAAAAAGGCTGGCAACAGGAAATTTCCGCTTCTATCAAGAAGATAAGAAAGTAGATGACTACTTGTAA
- a CDS encoding YlaH-like family protein, translating to MVFDYVFEVNGTDNIFWIFYVMNLILLAIAYQLGFAKKLPIGKNIIVYILLMIGTFVITIFSTVMQMPTIECLIVIILVLGIYRFRLHRERKHRKEVKEENV from the coding sequence ATGGTATTTGATTATGTCTTTGAAGTAAATGGAACAGATAATATTTTCTGGATTTTTTATGTAATGAACCTGATTCTTTTAGCAATCGCTTATCAGCTTGGGTTTGCTAAGAAGCTCCCGATTGGGAAAAATATTATTGTGTACATATTATTAATGATTGGCACATTTGTTATAACCATTTTTTCAACGGTTATGCAGATGCCGACGATTGAGTGTTTAATTGTTATTATTTTAGTTTTGGGCATTTATCGTTTTCGATTACATCGTGAACGAAAACATCGTAAAGAGGTAAAGGAAGAGAACGTATAA
- a CDS encoding DUF5325 family protein, giving the protein MKKLDIPMLLLACLVVLLFILVALAIALRSVWAIILCIILAFAVFGYGISKKKKRKG; this is encoded by the coding sequence ATGAAGAAATTAGATATTCCAATGCTATTATTAGCATGTCTTGTCGTATTGTTATTTATTTTAGTTGCATTAGCGATTGCTTTACGAAGTGTATGGGCTATCATTTTATGCATTATTCTTGCATTCGCAGTCTTCGGATACGGCATATCCAAAAAGAAAAAAAGGAAGGGATAA
- a CDS encoding inositol monophosphatase family protein: MDQQQRQEIYETAKQWIYEAGAQIRGHMNEPLDIETKSNPNDLVTILDKQTEKFFVDRIHHRYPKHHIIGEEGFGDTLSHVDGTIWIIDPIDGTMNFVHQKRTFAISIGILHNGVGEIGFVYDVMDDILYHAKRGEGAFKNDSRLAPLDKEKKIKEAIVGMNHFWLCDNKVVDYPVMQKFVRTVRGTRTIGSAALELAHVAEGIQDAYLALSLAPWDVAGGIILNTEVGGVAGDVDGNPWNPLERSPAVVANPAIHDYIIEFLKEGRK, encoded by the coding sequence ATGGATCAGCAACAAAGACAGGAAATTTATGAAACAGCAAAACAATGGATATACGAAGCAGGCGCCCAAATTCGCGGGCACATGAATGAACCTTTAGATATTGAAACAAAATCCAATCCGAACGACTTGGTAACGATACTGGATAAACAGACGGAAAAGTTCTTTGTAGATCGTATTCATCACCGTTACCCGAAACACCACATTATTGGTGAAGAAGGATTTGGAGATACCTTATCCCATGTTGACGGAACCATATGGATTATTGATCCGATTGACGGTACGATGAACTTTGTCCATCAAAAACGAACATTTGCTATATCTATTGGTATTTTACATAATGGCGTAGGTGAAATCGGGTTTGTTTATGACGTCATGGATGATATTTTATACCATGCTAAGCGTGGAGAAGGTGCTTTTAAAAATGATAGCCGGTTAGCTCCGCTGGATAAGGAGAAAAAAATCAAAGAAGCCATTGTCGGGATGAATCACTTTTGGTTGTGCGATAATAAGGTAGTGGATTATCCCGTGATGCAAAAATTTGTGCGTACAGTAAGAGGCACACGGACTATCGGATCTGCAGCATTAGAACTGGCGCATGTTGCGGAAGGCATACAAGACGCTTACCTGGCATTAAGTCTTGCGCCGTGGGATGTGGCAGGTGGAATTATATTGAATACAGAAGTTGGCGGAGTTGCCGGTGACGTTGACGGGAATCCGTGGAATCCGCTGGAAAGGTCACCTGCTGTCGTAGCCAATCCTGCAATACACGACTATATTATCGAATTTTTAAAGGAAGGAAGGAAGTAA